A portion of the Cervus elaphus chromosome X, mCerEla1.1, whole genome shotgun sequence genome contains these proteins:
- the LOC122690107 gene encoding ubiquitin-conjugating enzyme E2 variant 1-like, whose amino-acid sequence TLKIDCEPKYQEAHTFVRFVVKTNMNGVNSFDGVVDSRALSVLAKWQNSYSIKVFLQELQHLMMSKEASMMSKENMKLPQLPEGKCDSN is encoded by the exons ACCCTTAAAATAGATTGTGAACCTAAATACCAAGAAGCACACACTTTTGTAAGATTTGTAGTAAAAACTAATATGAATGGAGTTAATAGTTTTGATGGAGTGGTGGACTCAAGAGCCCTATCAGTGCTAGCAAAATGGCAGAATTCATATAGCATAAAAGTTTTCCTGCAAGAGCTTCAGCACCTAATGATgtctaaa gaagcctcaatgatgtctaaagaaaatatgaaactcCCTCAGTTACCTGAAGGAAAGTGTGATAGCaattaa